A genomic region of Populus nigra chromosome 11, ddPopNigr1.1, whole genome shotgun sequence contains the following coding sequences:
- the LOC133706358 gene encoding probable beta-1,3-galactosyltransferase 8: MRGKPFSAKAIFVLCIASFLAGSLFTNQNLTHPSRAKDNRIAVIPHHVTKLQEVKQDCDPKRKLVEGKPGDIMGEVHKTHEAIKSLESTMSTLEMELAVARTVQSNGQRYSLEKLANHTLQKAFVVIGINTAFSSRKRRDSLRQTWMPKGEKLKKLEKEKGIVIRFVIGHSATPGGVLDRAVDLEDAEHKDFLRLKHVEGYHELSTKTRMYFSTAVSIWDAEFYLKVDDDVHLNLGMLTSTLAKYRSKPRIYIGCMKSGPVLSQKEDKYYEPEYWKFGEDGNRYFRHATGQLYAISKDLAEYISINSPILHRYANEDVSLGSWLLGLEVEHVDERSMCCGTPPDCEWKAQAGNVCVASFDWSCSGICNSVRRMEVVHDSCGEGEGAVWNVDL, translated from the exons ATGAGAGGGAAGCCATTTTCAGCCAAAGCCATTTTTGTTCTATGCATTGCAAGCTTTCTTGCAGGATCTCTCTTTACCAACCAGAATTTGACTCATCCTTCTCGGGCTAAGGATAATAGGATTGCAGTAATTCCTCATCATGTCACCAAGCTGCAAGAAGTGAAACAAGATTGTGATCCCAAGCGT AAATTGGTTGAGGGAAAGCCTGGAGATATTATGGGAGAGGTTCATAAAACCCATGAAGCTATAAA ATCTCTTGAGAGCACCATGTCCACGTTAGAGATGGAATTGGCTGTAGCTCGAACAGTTCAGTCAAATGGGCAACGTTATTCACTAGAAAAGCTTGCTAATCACACTTTACAGAAAGCTTTTGTTGTCATTGGCATTAATACGGCATTTAGCAGCAGAAAACGCCGGGACTCACTTCGACAAACTTGGATGCCAAAAG GGGAAAAGTTAAAGAAattggagaaagaaaaagggattGTGATACGATTTGTGATTGGACACAGTGCCACACCTGGTGGTGTTCTTGATAGAGCAGTAGACTTAGAGGACGCAGAACATAAGGATTTTCTAAGGCTCAAGCATGTTGAAGGATACCACGAGCTCTCTACCAAAACAAGAATGTATTTTTCCACAGCAGTTTCAATTTGGGATGCTGAGTTCTACCTCAAGGTGGATGATGATGTTCATCTCAATTTAG GCATGCTAACGAGTACACTAGCAAAATACCGGTCCAAACCTAGGATCTACATCGGATGCATGAAGTCCGGACCAGTTCTCTCTCAAAa AGAGGACAAATACTATGAACCGGAGTACTGGAAATTTGGGGAAGATGGAAACAGATACTTCAGGCATGCCACTGGCCAACTCTATGCCATCTCTAAGGATCTTGCTGAATATATCTCCATCAACTC GCCCATATTGCATCGATATGCCAATGAAGATGTCTCTTTGGGCTCTTGGCTTCTAGGCTTGGAAGTGGAACACGTGGATGAACGTTCCATGTGTTGTGGGACTCCTCCAG atTGTGAATGGAAAGCTCAGGCGGGGAATGTATGCGTGGCATCCTTCGACTGGTCGTGTAGCGGAATATGCAACTCTGTGAGAAGGATGGAAGTAGTGCATGATTCTTGTGGGGAAGGAGAAGGTGCTGTTTGGAATGTTGATCTTTGA